In a genomic window of Gammaproteobacteria bacterium:
- a CDS encoding TIGR03756 family integrating conjugative element protein — protein sequence MMFRSLWLSLILLSSMNALAGSTNTVLITESTLAALPQCLHYQVKGVCYWLTDTGITVTTPYVAHFLPDLVVSSFNPPTDKNGGNPWLEINETLDQAGEIAEKEIISAIAHTKAGGGQHGFENPLQQNVYFKEVDVIGNPALTVLPSTPALLPSTAIPLKPYFQSMLDSALWRGFSPQAEPEQADAVIEDTTHYVGSNASAINWGGAFPFEGKVETTNDAKAAAVIVQRASNLLTAQNSWAHVYQSLPTHCGQECDAAVIQEDSDNTQFQLVYPIQQSSCQVFGKSSNYGENFEQNTHGGYVWVLWRHYQGCIQTDGKYIGKIVVN from the coding sequence ATGATGTTTAGATCTCTTTGGCTCTCACTCATCTTACTTAGTTCAATGAATGCTTTGGCAGGCAGTACGAACACGGTGTTAATCACAGAAAGCACTTTGGCTGCATTGCCACAATGCTTGCATTACCAAGTAAAAGGCGTCTGTTACTGGTTAACGGATACAGGCATTACGGTCACCACACCTTATGTCGCACACTTTTTACCTGATCTGGTCGTCAGTAGTTTTAATCCACCCACCGATAAAAATGGCGGTAATCCCTGGTTAGAAATTAATGAAACATTAGACCAGGCGGGAGAAATTGCAGAAAAAGAAATTATTTCAGCCATAGCGCACACCAAAGCCGGCGGTGGCCAACATGGATTTGAAAACCCCTTACAACAAAATGTGTATTTTAAAGAAGTGGATGTGATTGGAAATCCTGCATTAACCGTGTTGCCTAGCACACCTGCATTATTACCTTCGACTGCCATCCCGTTAAAACCCTATTTTCAATCGATGCTTGATAGCGCCCTTTGGCGTGGGTTTTCCCCACAGGCAGAACCAGAACAAGCCGATGCTGTGATTGAGGATACGACTCATTATGTTGGCAGTAATGCCAGCGCCATTAACTGGGGTGGTGCTTTCCCCTTTGAAGGCAAAGTTGAAACTACTAACGATGCCAAAGCTGCTGCTGTCATAGTCCAACGCGCCAGTAATTTACTCACAGCACAAAATTCTTGGGCACATGTTTATCAATCGCTTCCCACCCATTGTGGCCAGGAATGCGATGCAGCAGTCATTCAAGAAGACAGTGATAACACACAATTTCAATTGGTATATCCCATTCAGCAATCTAGCTGCCAAGTATTTGGTAAATCCAGTAACTATGGTGAAAATTTTGAACAAAACACTCACGGTGGCTACGTCTGGGTTTTGTGGCGGCATTATCAAGGCTGTATTCAAACTGATGGGAAATATATTGGCAAGATCGTGGTGAACTGA
- a CDS encoding conjugal transfer protein TraG N-terminal domain-containing protein translates to MSIGVQSYPELYTMLLGWNLYDQIWDLLSQSGLAYLPFIGILLRNMAQPYTSQETKDAGSTSLRRMEVDFIGTLLFIFFGVSPAFLLNPSLVSYTPLCPVDGQNETVHPGNTGTTYDSAFSVPTEEIRVPIWWYAVVALSEGITSGANTIVSCVPDLRSMVTQADMARITDPQLKHEVAQFEQDCFIPARTQYLADTHTNADTISVINSNQSTYGSDDTEWAGSHGFDQTYYQNLKASQPVPGFAYDANQDINADTNEDNPPAYGTPTCDQWWNDPQNGLRLRLINLMSAKYWSDFAPELVSDKTKDDVLKQILFNNTGYDKANDTVGDIGYSHLAAGLGEWFQQLDTYPKLYAAAQAAPIIQALLLLMVYAFLPLALVFTGYKPGSFISGAVIIFSLIFWSFIWHLVSWTDTALMNALYGDSWFSHQSPNASLVDMITGTLIIIAPLFWFSFMGSMGVAVGNLVTVAFDGLMKPAEDSAMKGAKLIKDGGKFVWNKVNPFNEKKN, encoded by the coding sequence ATGAGTATCGGTGTGCAATCTTATCCTGAACTTTACACTATGCTGTTAGGCTGGAATTTATACGATCAGATATGGGATTTATTATCGCAATCGGGTTTGGCGTATTTACCGTTTATCGGCATATTACTTAGAAATATGGCGCAGCCTTATACCTCTCAAGAAACTAAAGATGCGGGTAGTACCTCACTTCGGCGGATGGAAGTGGATTTTATTGGCACATTGTTATTTATTTTCTTCGGGGTTTCCCCTGCGTTTTTACTAAATCCATCTTTAGTATCTTATACACCGCTTTGTCCTGTCGATGGTCAAAATGAAACTGTGCATCCTGGTAATACCGGCACGACTTACGATTCTGCATTTTCTGTGCCAACAGAAGAAATACGCGTGCCGATATGGTGGTACGCCGTGGTAGCGCTATCGGAAGGAATCACTTCTGGTGCCAATACCATAGTTTCCTGTGTGCCTGATTTACGCAGTATGGTGACCCAAGCCGATATGGCGCGAATAACCGATCCCCAGTTAAAACATGAAGTCGCACAATTTGAGCAAGACTGCTTTATTCCAGCGCGCACGCAATATTTAGCAGACACGCATACGAATGCTGACACAATTTCAGTCATTAACTCCAATCAATCCACATACGGCAGCGATGATACAGAATGGGCAGGTTCACATGGATTTGACCAGACGTACTATCAAAATCTCAAAGCATCCCAACCGGTGCCGGGATTTGCCTATGATGCCAATCAAGACATTAATGCTGATACCAATGAAGATAATCCTCCTGCATATGGCACACCGACTTGCGACCAATGGTGGAATGATCCTCAAAATGGATTGAGACTGCGCTTAATCAATCTTATGAGTGCGAAATATTGGTCAGATTTTGCTCCAGAATTGGTTAGTGACAAAACTAAAGATGATGTATTAAAGCAAATTTTGTTTAACAACACAGGATATGACAAAGCCAACGATACCGTAGGTGATATTGGGTATTCTCATTTAGCTGCTGGATTGGGTGAGTGGTTTCAGCAATTGGATACTTACCCTAAATTGTATGCAGCAGCGCAGGCAGCTCCGATTATTCAGGCTTTATTGTTGTTAATGGTGTATGCGTTTTTGCCGTTAGCTTTGGTATTTACTGGGTATAAGCCTGGGAGTTTTATTTCGGGAGCGGTGATAATTTTTTCACTGATCTTCTGGAGTTTTATTTGGCATTTGGTGAGTTGGACAGATACAGCATTGATGAATGCACTGTATGGGGATAGTTGGTTTTCGCATCAGTCTCCTAATGCTTCTTTAGTAGATATGATTACTGGAACGTTAATCATTATTGCTCCGCTTTTCTGGTTTAGTTTTATGGGGAGTATGGGGGTTGCTGTTGGCAATTTAGTGACAGTTGCTTTTGACGGCCTAATGAAACCTGCCGAAGACTCTGCCATGAAGGGCGCTAAATTGATAAAAGATGGCGGAAAATTTGTGTGGAATAAAGTAAATCCGTTTAATGAAAAGAAGAACTAG
- a CDS encoding integrating conjugative element protein produces MMTTLNFKNGYKLILIGLYLSLTTSVFASPIIPTGNNNNVLYYKIGGGSDYALPPVLDTSTINLMAGADLGLGNQCGMFNPALSIQNTLNNLQDNVNNLEQSLISSATGSIAEMPMYFLAQANPTLYNLLNNALVSAHTQIDASLKSCQAVKNQIAQGKNPYQDWGTLSIGDMWKQHLSLTATGDEDINTANSDITEHAGDDGVAWVQGKSASDGTLRAGGQSQPPIHVIADTVKAGYNAMLNRDLTSDAAAPANSGLANQFASPQDAVNWITNVLGDQVVTTCNDNSCKSAQSGLAGRGLLPWATVCNGQNNNDCVDTLRSKLQNLVTGTTAATKDNLTAVSADNLVISPQIITTLKGMDSSQQGIFVNKLAQEVAAQRLMDKALTARDLLQTGSQVPVVATNEPAQKLLKQASANLDKNIQSITFSAQVRRQMMSDTLSNLVNYANSQQQQAFDVGKVNQPQTVIENAAIPSKSGVKP; encoded by the coding sequence ATGATGACAACCCTTAATTTTAAAAACGGGTACAAACTCATTCTGATAGGTTTGTATTTGTCACTCACCACCTCTGTTTTTGCCTCTCCTATTATTCCAACAGGCAACAACAATAATGTGTTGTATTACAAAATTGGTGGCGGCAGTGATTATGCGTTACCACCGGTATTAGATACGTCTACTATCAACTTAATGGCAGGAGCCGATTTAGGATTGGGCAATCAATGCGGCATGTTCAATCCAGCATTGTCAATCCAAAATACCCTGAATAATTTACAAGACAACGTCAATAATTTAGAACAAAGTTTGATTAGCAGCGCGACCGGCAGTATCGCTGAGATGCCCATGTACTTTTTAGCCCAGGCTAATCCGACGCTCTATAATCTATTGAATAATGCACTAGTCAGTGCCCATACCCAAATTGATGCCTCATTGAAATCCTGTCAAGCAGTAAAAAATCAGATTGCTCAAGGTAAAAACCCCTATCAAGATTGGGGCACTCTCTCCATCGGAGATATGTGGAAACAACATCTATCTCTAACCGCCACAGGCGATGAAGACATTAACACCGCCAATTCTGATATTACCGAACATGCTGGTGATGATGGTGTGGCCTGGGTACAAGGAAAAAGTGCCAGCGATGGCACTTTGCGTGCAGGTGGTCAATCGCAACCTCCCATCCATGTTATCGCTGATACTGTAAAAGCCGGGTACAACGCCATGCTGAACCGAGATCTCACATCGGACGCGGCAGCGCCTGCTAACAGTGGTTTGGCTAATCAGTTTGCTTCACCGCAGGATGCAGTCAATTGGATTACTAATGTATTGGGAGATCAAGTTGTTACCACCTGCAATGATAACAGCTGCAAAAGTGCTCAAAGTGGCTTGGCCGGTAGAGGATTATTACCATGGGCTACAGTCTGCAATGGACAAAATAACAATGACTGCGTTGATACCTTGCGCAGCAAATTACAGAATTTAGTAACAGGCACCACTGCTGCTACTAAAGATAACCTAACTGCTGTTTCCGCAGATAACTTAGTCATCAGTCCACAAATTATTACCACATTAAAAGGCATGGATTCCAGCCAACAAGGAATCTTTGTCAATAAATTAGCACAAGAAGTAGCTGCGCAACGTCTGATGGATAAGGCACTTACGGCAAGAGATTTACTACAAACTGGAAGCCAGGTGCCAGTCGTTGCTACTAACGAACCCGCACAAAAATTATTAAAACAGGCCAGTGCCAACTTAGATAAAAACATTCAGTCCATTACTTTTTCAGCACAAGTACGCAGACAAATGATGTCCGATACCTTATCTAATCTTGTCAATTACGCTAACTCTCAACAACAACAAGCTTTTGATGTTGGTAAAGTCAATCAACCACAAACTGTGATAGAAAATGCAGCAATCCCAAGTAAGTCAGGAGTTAAACCATGA